CGGGTAATGGTCTTAAAGGAATCGTCGGCTGGGATGATTCACTCCAGACCCGGGCACCAGATATGGGCCGGTATTTTGCGCACCAGTATCCTGCGCTGCCGTCTATACCGGTTTTCATCAATCCTTACCGCAGCAGTTTTAACGTTGAACAGGCGATGACGCTGAAGCCAGACCTGATTGTTTTCGATACGGGTATTCTGGCGAAACTGAAAAGTGAGGGGACGCTGGCTTTGCTGGAAAAAAGCGGCATTCCGGTTGTGTTTATCGATTTTCGCCAGCAGCCGTTAACCCACACTCCGGTCAGCATGCAGCTGTTGGGGGAGGTAACCGGTGAACAGCAGAATGCCGGACGGTTCATTCAGCGCTGGAGTCAGTTACTGGATCGTACCCGCCAGCGTGTGGCAGCGATCCCCAAAGCAACCTGGCCAGGGGTGGTGTTTGAAAATCATGCCGGTATGACGGGCATGAACTGCTGTGCTGTATTTGGACGTGACAGCTTTGGTGAGTTTATTCCTGAAGCGGGTGGCCGCAATCTGATGGCGGACAAGGTGCCGCCGCAGGGAGCAGATATCAGCCCTGAGCTGCTGATTGTGGCCTGTCCCGATGTGTATCTGATGAGCGGTACCGACTGGAGCCAGCGCGGAGGACCTTCTCAGGCGGTGCCGCTGGGATATGAAGCCACCCGCGCAGATACCTTACCAAAACTGCAGAAACTGATGCAGCGGGAGAGCGTGAGTGTGCTACCCGTAGCAAGAACCAACCGGGTTATGGCGATTTATCATCAGTTCTACGACAGCCCTTTTAACGTTGTGGCGCTGGAAGCGATGGCCAAACTTTTTCATCCCCAGCAGTTCACTGATGTCGATCCCCAGGCCGATTTAGCGTCGCTGTACCACGATTTCACCGGGATCCCTTACAGCGGGCTGTTTTACGTCCAGCCCTGATGCAGCAAGCCCGTTCAACTGAACGGGCTTGCTTTTTGCTATCAGAACTTCAGGCTGACTCCTGCCGTGACAGAACGCCCGGGAGCGGGCTGACGTCCCCATGGGCTGGTATCGATACCGCGGAACCAGTAGTCGCGATTAAAGATATTATTGATGCCAACATAGCCGTTCAGCACGGTGCGGCCAGATTTATACAGATCGCGGCTGACCTGCGCATTCCATACCCAGTAAGACGGCATCTGACCAACAGAGCCTGTGCTGTTCTCCTCAACGGTGTTGGCGGCATCCGCAAACGACTTACTGAAGTAGTAGCTCGACAGGGAGAAGGTGGTCTCACGCCAGTCGTAACTGCCATCCAGCGTTAATTGAGTTCGCGAGGCGTACGGCACCTCTTTACCGCGATTCACACCGTTACGCTGCTCCGCCTGCAGGTAAGCATAGCCCGCATGCAGCTTGAGTCCTTCCACCGCTGCAGGGCTCCAGAAACCTTCCAGCTCAACGCCCTGATGACGGGTGCGACCGATATTCAGATAACTGTCAGACACGCTGTCGTAGGAAATCTGGTCTTTATAATCGATACGATACAGGCCCGCGTGCAGGCTGACGTTCTCGGTTGGCGTGTAACGAACGCCGCTCTCATAATTCCATGCCAGTTCGGAACTGACATCGCCGCCTTTGACGATCTGCGTAACCTGCGCCGGACGCAGGCTTTTCTGCATATCAGCATACAGGAACCACTGCGGGGTAAGCTGGTAGCCAACAGTCAGGCCAGGCAGCCACTGGGTGTCTGGCGCTGAGGTACGCTGGCCGGTTTTCTTGTCCGTGTATTTTTCACTGACGTTTTCATAACGCATGCCAGGCGTAATGGTCAGAGTGTCATTGAACAGTTTGACGGCGTTGCTGATGTAACCGGCCCAGGCTTTATCATCAAAGTCCCAGTCACGCGTCACCGCTGTCGTGCCAGTCGCAAGGGTACGCTGGCGAACCTGGTAATCGATCTTCTCGCTGACAAAGCGACCGCCCACAA
The window above is part of the Pantoea cypripedii genome. Proteins encoded here:
- a CDS encoding ABC transporter substrate-binding protein, coding for MKGLWIAGVSALLCSWAAGAQPVTVTDLAGRHVTVNVPATRIILADSRMLLPMSLLHPGNGLKGIVGWDDSLQTRAPDMGRYFAHQYPALPSIPVFINPYRSSFNVEQAMTLKPDLIVFDTGILAKLKSEGTLALLEKSGIPVVFIDFRQQPLTHTPVSMQLLGEVTGEQQNAGRFIQRWSQLLDRTRQRVAAIPKATWPGVVFENHAGMTGMNCCAVFGRDSFGEFIPEAGGRNLMADKVPPQGADISPELLIVACPDVYLMSGTDWSQRGGPSQAVPLGYEATRADTLPKLQKLMQRESVSVLPVARTNRVMAIYHQFYDSPFNVVALEAMAKLFHPQQFTDVDPQADLASLYHDFTGIPYSGLFYVQP